The genomic window CAATCCTAGCGGGACATCCGTCAGATGCTGGAATACAAATGTGTGAAGTCCGGTAAAGAACGGATTGTCATTAACCCGTACAAGACCTCACAGGTCTGCTCGAGCTGCGTGCATGATGACGGCAAGCACGGGCTCTGGCTATTCGAGAGTGGACACGCCCAGCCTACTACGTACACGGCGACCGTGATATAAATGCGGCGAAAAACAGTCTATCCATTGGCATGGGACATGCCTTGGTCAAATAGCCTAAACCACTGCCTGTAAGTATTCTTGTGAAACAGGTAAGTTAAATGCGTTCCCAGAAGATTGGTATTTCAGTGCCGATGTAGTTCACGTTATCTTAAAAGTAATAAAAAGAAAATGGAAACTTTTTATCTTATTTTACTTCACTAGTGATTTCACTTAAAAAAACAAAAGACTGATATGGCTAATAAAGAACGGGCAACAATCGAAACTGGTTATTTATCGCGTACGCATATGCACGAATGAGGCATGTAATGGGTGAGCAATTGTTTTAAAGATATTTAGCATCAGTATAATTAATAAAGTGATGCTAAATAAAAGTTAAAAAAACAAGAAAAAATTACTTTAATAAATTATGAAGCAATAGTTTTTTTAGCTATTTACGATATAAGGATAACCACTGTTAATTAACACGACGATAAATGGTAGAATAGAATTAAGTACACGGCAATGGTTTAATCAAGATCGTAGAGAGTACTAGAATCAAGAATAGTTTAAAGGAGGAATACCATGAAGGTTGTCATTATAGGGGGTTCGTTTGCTGGGATAACTGCTGCGCTAACCGCTCGTAAAAAATATAAAGAAGCAACAATCATCCTATTAGAAAAGGAAGAAAGGATTGGTTTTATTCCTGGCACACTCTATTCTTTATTAAATGGTGAAATAGATAGTTTAGAAGAGGCTTACTTTATTACAGTAGAGGAAATGGAACAGTTAGATATTCAAGTTAGTTTAAATACAAAAGTTGAAAGTATGGATACAGATAGTCAACAAGTAATCTATAAAACACTAGATCAACTAGTAACTATTTCTTACGATAAGCTAATCTTAGCGACAGGCTCTGTTCAAAATTCTTATCAAATTGAAGGAATGGAATCAAATAAAATAGTAAAGTATAAAACAATTGAAAAAACAAGAGCCGCTTTAGAGTTAGTTGATAAAAATCAAGTTTTTACAATAGTTGGTGGCGGGCAAATTGGGCTTGAAATGGCAGATTCTCTGATTAACAAAAAAAGAAAGTCCAACTAATTGAAAGTATGAATGGACTAGTAGTAAAGTATTTTGATCGAGAAATGATAGAACCAGTCTTAAAAGAAATGCAAAATCA from Carnobacterium iners includes these protein-coding regions:
- a CDS encoding zinc ribbon domain-containing protein; translation: MLEYKCVKSGKERIVINPYKTSQVCSSCVHDDGKHGLWLFESGHAQPTTYTATVI
- a CDS encoding NAD(P)/FAD-dependent oxidoreductase, which gives rise to MKVVIIGGSFAGITAALTARKKYKEATIILLEKEERIGFIPGTLYSLLNGEIDSLEEAYFITVEEMEQLDIQVSLNTKVESMDTDSQQVIYKTLDQLVTISYDKLILATGSVQNSYQIEGMESNKIVKYKTIEKTRAALELVDKNQVFTIVGGGQIGLEMADSLINKKRKSN